The genomic stretch ACTGTaggtgggagggagaggaatcaGCCAGAGATCGGGGTGCATGCATTCCCACGGCTAAAAATGAACCTTGGGGCTTCTGGATATGAGGCTGGACTGGGATGGTGAGGACTTCTCTATCAGATCAAACCAGGGCTGGGACAAACTGCCCCATCACCCTCCCAGAACGACCCTGGCCTGAGGCACCaccattttcattctgtatgCAGACAGAGATATCTTCAACTCCACGTTTCCAGGGTAGAAAACACAGGACAGAGAAGGAAGTGAGTGCTTGGGGGAATGGAGAACACTCCTTCAGTTCTGCCAGCTTCAAATTAGagggaaaactatttttttcagcagcaaaacaatGCGGCTgcggagctgcagctgcagtgcttACACTTGCAATTACACTACAAAGGGCAAAGGGGCTTGGTCAGAAAGAAACCCGCGGAAGCGCAGGATTTAAAGCTCTTCCGGAGAGAAATGTGGCCCTGAATCTGCAAGTAGCCAAgtacagaagggaagaaaacagcactggGGAATGACAGCCCATCCATGCTCATCCTCCTGCTGTGATAAGCAACACTGCAGGCAAGAGTAGGCTTGGCAGGCAGGAACGTCAGCACAGAAAAACCCCACGCTCTTGCTTGACCTGGAGCCCCCCAAACAGCCCACTAAGCAAGATGAAATGAAAGTACCTGGAAGACAGGCAGAAGGGGTGACAAACAAGGCAGGGAGCCCCTGAGCACCAGACACACCTCGCAACTGGTTGTGATGAGGAGCTGAACTCCCACATTCTGGATTGCACTTGATAATATCAGCACCTACTGAAGGACCCACCTCCTGGCTGCTGCCCGCCAGCCCGGGGAAGCTCTGTGGGTCGTGGGAACAGGTGGTCCCCTATTAGTCCAACAGGCAGGGCAGTCTGTgtgggaaggaaagcaaagcatcCTTCCTCTTTCCAGGGCTTTTGGGGTCATTTTGGTCCTCTGTGCCTTGCATAGTATTCTTCAGCTACCGAAGCAAAACACCTCTTGTTGTTTGGTTGCAATACTGCAAGGGAGAAGCCTGCATAGCGTCCTGGATCAGTACAGAGAGGACCTGTTATATAtgtctgtgtgcgtgtgtatttttttacatttgtttttccacCAGGAGGATGTTGAAGTTAACACTTGTCATTGTAGAGCAGGGAAGGACCAAGGGACGGTCCCATGGCATGTGCAGGTTGGGAGCAAGGCACAGCCCTTAACCAGAGTGCAACACCTGTGCCTGCACGTGCACGCAGAGCTACAGGGACCCCATTCTCAGCAAtaattcctcctttttcccatGTTCCCTATGGCTCTGCTACACACCTGGACTAAGCAACATGACCTACAACATTTGACCGTGACCCTGAGCCTCAGGGAAAGGCAAATCCTTTTATGCAGCCAGATTTCCTTCGTTGGTACCATTCCACACTTCACTTCTCTCCCTGGctacttctgtatttcttttttaattccccaTACAGGTGGCAAAAATGTCCGTCAAGGTCCATCTCCCCAGCATGGAGAACCATGGTAGCCATCGTATGACACGAAGGTTGGCCAGAGCAGCTCCGGCTGCACGGCTGGGCTGCCGGCGTGGCCATGGGAGCATAGTGCTCGGGGGAACACGGGGAGGAGGGCGGGTGGGAGCACACGAGTGGGGAGGGGAGGCCGAGCTGCTTCCTCCATGCTGCCGCCAGCAGGCACCAGCTGGGATGTGTAGGATCTcaattattatctttttttttaaagccagccTCACAGAAAACTATAAATTAATCTGCTAATTAAATACTCAGGTGAGAGACCAGGGAACCTCCAGCCGTGCAAGCAGAAGAGTGGCTATGGCTTCTTCCGCAGGTAATTGGAAGGGATCCAGCCCTCCCAGCACGGCCCCCCAGTCAGGACCTTGCAAAACCACCAGCCGCTGCTGTTCTTCTCACGAACTTCAAACAAAGTCCCTTCTTTAAAGCTGTTGGTCTCCTCGTCGCCTTCAAAATCTGCCACTGCCACATAGAGAGCTTCCCTGGAGATGTCTGGACTGGAGACAGGGGCTGAGGTCCTCTCCTTGGCTTCCCCTCTCTCCACTGGCTTGGATATGACCTTTGGGCTTACGTTGCTTTTCACTTTGGCTTCATCTTGGACGGAGGCAGAGAGGAATGGCTTGGCTTTTGGAGGAACCAGCATGGGCCTCCCTGGCACCGGGGACGACCTGATTTCAGGTGCCTCCCGTGCCGGGGccctgagctctgctgtggggcCGGAGGCAGGACCCCCTGTTTTCTTGGGTGGGGGTGGTCTGCGGGGTGGTACAACAGGACGCTGCGGCGGGGGCTCCCTGGCAGCCGGGGTGTTTGCTGGGCCCAGGGGAGATTTGGGCAGTGCCTCTTTCGCAGTGTGGCTGTCCAGCTTGGGCAGGGGTTTGCTCTCCACGCTTGGTCGCTCCTGAAACCTTCCAGAAGCCTCTGAAGAGACCACGGCATTATTGAAGGAGCTTTCACTGGCAGTGGTGTCCTGCTCGGAGGGTTTCTCTGGGCACTTTGCAGGTCTAAGCTTGCTCCGCAGGCTGCAAATATCCAGTTTATCATCAGCTGGAGGTGGGTCAGtccggggggctgcagcgggtTTTGGCCTGATCTGAGGTCTTGACTTCAAGAATGGATTCTGGGTGATGGACTCAGGCTTGTCCTCCATGGGCTCAGCTTTTGGCTTGGTTGGCTTGACAATGGGCCGGAGGTTTGGCTTCTTCACTTCCTTGGCTGACACCTTGTGTCCACATTCGAgtcccatttcatttttcagctggaaCAGTTTGCCCTTCTCTGGTTTCAGCTCAGGCTTCTTGCTGTCCTTTGGGGCTGCTGACTGCTTGGGTGGGATCATGGGCAAAATCATGCCCGGGGGCTTGGGGGGAGGCCTCTGCCTCTCCAGTAACTCGCCTTCTGATTTAATGATGGACTCCTTCCTGGGCGGCAGGCTGGGCTTTTCCTCTGTGTCACGGTCTGAGATCTCCTCATAGCCACCGGCAAAGGCTAGGTCTCCACTCTCAGGaacctccttccccttccagtCTTTGGCCCACTTCCCACCACAGTCCATACCGTTAGGAGGAGCCTCCGGCAGAGGACGGCACGGTCCCGTCACTTCCTCGCTGGCGCTGCTGTCGGCCACAGTGTCACCAAGCCGGAGCTGGGCCATCTCGTTGGGTAGCGGAGCCAGGAAATTCGGCCTGGATGCATTGCTGGTTTTCTTGTACTTATCAATGAATGTGGCGGGGGCCCAGCCTTCCTTCTCCTCAATCTGAATGTACCACCAGCTGCTCAGGTTCTTCTCAATAACCTGCCGAGGGGAAAGGAAACTTTAGACATCCATGCAGGAGCCCTCTCTGCACAAGAGGGGATGCTGGGTGTCTCTGAAATGATATCAGGGTGGTACATGGCCTCGGTGCCTCCCTGTCCTGGTAACCAGAAGCCGTGTAATCACAGGACTGGTATCCTAGCAGGAGGGGAACCTGCCTACAACCTCTGCCAGGGAAGGGGACCTGCGTGCTATGGGACCGAGGAACGACAGAGCCATGTcaaggagctgcagctgagctgtcaCCATCCCGCCCCGGAGGCAGGACCGGGATGCTGGTTACTGGCGGTGGCCACTGCGCGGCACTGTTGGAGCGATCAGCCGGCAGCGATACCGCACGGATCAGTAGCCATCCGGCCTCTGAGTGCTCCAGAAGTGGGGCTGGGACCTGGGAGGAGCTGACAGCGgcagctgtaaaagaaaaatcctcttAGAGAGGCACAGcttacattttgaaaagcaaaatcacaTCTGCAAGAGAGATTCTGCCGGTGAAAGCGGGTGTGCCAGGAAAGCAGTTCTGGAAGGGCTTCTAACTTTACACCTGGCttaactaagaaaaaaacaccatcTCTACCCCGATTCGTGATGTGGTTTTAATTTCCACTAACTCAGACAACACAGCACCCACATACTTGGGGGACAGGAGGCCACCAAAAGCACCAGGGACTCCAAAGTCTCATGAGCTCATAAAGGTTTCTCTCCCACTCTAGAAGAGCCCTGGGATGTCAACAGTCCACAGAGGCAATCACATGCCTGGTTTCCACCCAGAATGCCGTGGTGAGCAGATCTTCCCTGCCTGGAAAGGGAGCTCCTGCCTGAAACAGGTCGCAGGGCAATGGGAGTCAGGAGCACTGCACTGATGTGAAGATGTGAGAAGGGAAGATGACAGTCTTACCTCTACTTTCATTCCTGCCTGGAAGCTGATGCCATCAGGGATGGTGGTCTGGAAGTCAGCGATGGTGTAATATTCTTCTTCCACTTGAGGAGGGACAGGAGGTTTAGGCAGGTTCAAACCACGTGGCTatgacaaggaaaaagaaacccatcAGCACGTTTCTACAGAAGGTGCGACACAACATCCACACAGACCATCAGCCTGCAGACACACAAATCAGCATGGCCAGGCCAGGGAGATCAGCTGTGCCCATGCAGCACCCTCACCAATACAAACCAGCAAATGATTTCCAGTCTGAGCAGAAAATTACTCAGTGCCAGAGCCCTTGCTGACAGCAGAGTTACCCTCCCCAGAAGGAGGGAGCCAGTCTGCAGCCTCCCACTGGCAACCCAGCCTTGTGGGACAGACTGGCCAAAAGTTCATCTAAAGACGACACACAAAGAGAAGAGTCTTAAGACAGCAGGGGGGCGACATGCATTCTCCAGccttatagaatcacagaatcatagaatcgtttaggttggaaaagacctttaagatcatccagtccaaccattaacctacactaccaagtctactctaagccaatcaagggtagactggactaaaccatgtcccaaagtgccacatctacccgttttttgaacacttccagggatggtgactctaccacctctctgggcagcctattccaattcttgaccaccctttccgtaaagaaatttttcctaatttccaacctaaacctcccctggcgcagcttaagcccatctTGCCTTGACCAAGAGCAGCTTAAGCCCATGCTTAAGCttggcgcagcttaagcccatctTGCCTTGACCAAGAGCAGAGCCCATGGTACAGGGGCAAGATCCCAGGCAAAGAATAACCAGTGCCCAGACATCCTTTCAGTGCTCCTCTCCAACTCCCTTTGCCATTGCTGCTCTCCTACATCAGCAGGCACTTACTATGGTGAGATCTCGGCGAGGAGGGGGTCTCTGCCTCATCTTTGGTGACTCTGTGGAGGAAGAATTTCAGATACTGTTGAGTTTCTGGCTTTTGGTCACACAAAAGAcaagtaaaagagaaaacagaaaggcaagGACCAAGCCTGTCCCATGAGGAAAGGAAGCCAAAGGAGGAACCTGTCTGCCTGGTACCCAGGTTTTGAGACCATTCCACTAGAAGAGGAACCAGCTTTGCACCATCAGGTGCTGCTGGGAAATGCAGCTGAGGTCACCACATGAAATTGCTTTTTCATTGCAGGTCTGACCCAGAAGACTTGGCCTGCAGGGGGTTAAAATGCCCCAGCTTCTGGAGAAGCATCTCCAGTCTGGGAAGGGGAGGCTTTTATCATATTTGCTGATCCTCAGCAGGTGTTCCTGCCCCATCTGCCTGTGCAATGTCACCTCCAGACCTTGATGCAGAGCTCACAGTGGCTGCAAGCCTTCTACCTCCCTCACACCCCGTTATGTAGCCCAAAAGCCTGCAGGAAAGGCTGTGCTGCCACCCCAGCCACTACCGGCCTCCTCCCGACTGGCCACTTACTGCGTCGGATGTCAGCATTGGGCAGGGGACGGCTGTCGAATTTCCCATCCCTTTGGCCAGTGAGCCCATCCTTCTCTCGGCTTGCCACGACCTGCTGCCGGGAGATGCCATCCAGATCCAAGGCACACGAATGAGCGGAGGAGCCTGACCCCAGCTTCTGCGAGAACATCTCTCCATTCCCCTTTTTAAGGTAGGAGGCAGGG from Pelecanus crispus isolate bPelCri1 chromosome 8, bPelCri1.pri, whole genome shotgun sequence encodes the following:
- the SH3PXD2B gene encoding SH3 and PX domain-containing protein 2B is translated as MPRRSIAEVKVLDVQKRRIPNKHYVYIIKVTWSNGSTEVIYRRYSKFFDLQMQMLDKFPMEGGQKDPKQRIIPFLPGKILFRRSHIRDVAVKRLIPIDEYCKALIQLPPYISQCEEVLQFFETRPDDLTPPKEEPIGKKRSGADSASVDPLVLEQYVVVADYQKQESSEISLCVGQLVDIIEKNESGWWFVSTSEEQGWVPATCLEAQDGVQDEFAMQPDEEEKYTVIYPYTARDQDEMNLDKGAVVEVIQKNLEGWWKIRYQGQEGWAPASYLKKGNGEMFSQKLGSGSSAHSCALDLDGISRQQVVASREKDGLTGQRDGKFDSRPLPNADIRRKSPKMRQRPPPRRDLTIPRGLNLPKPPVPPQVEEEYYTIADFQTTIPDGISFQAGMKVEVIEKNLSSWWYIQIEEKEGWAPATFIDKYKKTSNASRPNFLAPLPNEMAQLRLGDTVADSSASEEVTGPCRPLPEAPPNGMDCGGKWAKDWKGKEVPESGDLAFAGGYEEISDRDTEEKPSLPPRKESIIKSEGELLERQRPPPKPPGMILPMIPPKQSAAPKDSKKPELKPEKGKLFQLKNEMGLECGHKVSAKEVKKPNLRPIVKPTKPKAEPMEDKPESITQNPFLKSRPQIRPKPAAAPRTDPPPADDKLDICSLRSKLRPAKCPEKPSEQDTTASESSFNNAVVSSEASGRFQERPSVESKPLPKLDSHTAKEALPKSPLGPANTPAAREPPPQRPVVPPRRPPPPKKTGGPASGPTAELRAPAREAPEIRSSPVPGRPMLVPPKAKPFLSASVQDEAKVKSNVSPKVISKPVERGEAKERTSAPVSSPDISREALYVAVADFEGDEETNSFKEGTLFEVREKNSSGWWFCKVLTGGPCWEGWIPSNYLRKKP